Sequence from the Microbacterium sp. 1.5R genome:
TTGACGACGACATAGTCGAGCGTGGGTTCGAAGCTCGCGGGGGTGACACCCGTGATGTCGTTCGGGATCTCATCGAGACGGTAGCCGAGCGCCAGCTTCGCGGCGAGCTTCGCGATCGGGAACCCCGTGGCCTTGGAGGCCAGGGCGCTCGAGCGCGAGACGCGAGGGTTCATCTCGATGACGATGATGCGCCCGTTGCTCGGGTCGATGGCGAACTGGATGTTGCAGCCGCCGGTGTCGACGCCCACCGCGCGGATGATGTCGATGCCGATGTCGCGGAGCTTCTGGTATTCGCGGTCCGTGAGCGTCAGAGCGGGAGCCACGGTGATCGAGTCGCCCGTGTGCACGCCGACGGGGTCTACGTTCTCGATCGAGCAGACGACCACCGTGTTGTCGGCGGTGTCGCGCATGAGCTCGAGCTCGTACTCCTTCCAGCCGAGGATCGACTCCTCCAGGAGGACCTCCGTGGTCGGAGAGTCGCGCAGACCGGCACCGCCGATGCGACGCAGATCCGCCTCGTCGTAGGCGAAGCCGGACCCGAGACCGCCCATCGTGAACGAGGGGCGCACGACGAGCGGGTAGCCCAGCTCGGCCGCTCCCTCGAGCAGGTCGTCCATGGTGTGCGCGATGATGCTGCGGGCGACGTCGGCGCCGGCATCGAGGACGAGCTGCTTGAAGATCTGGCGGTCCTCGCCCTTGTTGATGGCTTCGAAGCTCGCACCGATCAGCTCGACGTCGTACTTCTCGAGGATGCCGTGGTTGTGCAGCTCGATCGCGGCGTTCAGGGCCGTCTGCCCGCCGAGGGTCGGCAGGATCGCGTCGGGACGCTCCTTCGCGATGATCGTCTCGATGACCTGCCAGGTGATCGGCTCGATGTACGTCGCGTCGGCGAAGTCGGGGTCGGTCATGATCGTCGCCGGGTTGGAGTTGACCAGGATGACCCTCACGCCCTCCTCGCGCAGGACGCGGCAGGCCTGGGTGCCGGAGTAGTCGAACTCGCACGCCTGACCGATGACGATCGGGCCGGAGCCGATGACGAGAACGGAGTTGATGTCGTCGCGCTTGGGCATTACTTGGTGTCCTTCTTGCTGGCGATGACCATGTCACGGAACCGGTCGAAGAGATAGTTGGCGTCGTGCGGTCCGGCCGCAGCCTCCGGGTGGTACTGCACCGAGAACGCCGGGATGTCGAGAGCGCGGAGGCCCTCGACCACGTTGTCGTTCAGGCCGATGTGACTGACCTCGACCTTGCCGTAGCCGTGGGGGCTGTCGAACGAGCCCTCCAGCGGCGCCTCCACGGCGAACCCGTGGTTGTGCGCGGTGATCTCGACGCGTCCGGTGGACTTGTCGAGTACGGGCTGGTTGATGCCGCGGTGCCCGAACGGCAGCTTGTAGGTGCCGAGACCCAGCGCCCTGCCGAGCAGCTGGTTGCCGAAGCAGATGCCAAAGAAGGGCAGCCCGTCGTCGAGCACCGAGCGCAGCAGCTCGACGTGGTCGCCGGAGGCTGCGGGGTCGCCAGGGCCGTTCGAGTAGAAGACGGCGACGGGATCGATCGCACGGATGTCATCGATCGTGACGTTCTGAGGCAGGACGTGCACCTCGAAGCCACGGGCCGCCAGGTTGTCGATCGTGGCCTGCTTGACGCCGAGGTCGAGGACGGCGAGATTGCCGACCCGCTCCCCCATCGCCGTCGTGACCGTGGCGACGTCGACCGAGACCTGCGCCGAGAGGTTCTGGCCGGCCATCTGAGGCGCCTCGCGCACGAGGCGCAGCTGCTCGTCGGCGTCGATCTGCGCGGCCTCGCCCGAGAAGACGCCGCCGCGCATAGACCCGGCAGAGCGGATGTGCCGCGTGATCGATCGGGTGTCGATGCCGCTGATGCCGACGATGCCGTCCCGCTCGAGGATCTCGTCCAGCGAAGCGGTCGCACGCCAGTTCGAGACGACTCGTGAGGGGTCGCGCACGATGTAGCCGGCGACCCAGATGCGACGGGACTCAGGGTCCTCGTCGTTCATGCCGGTGTTGCCGATGTGCGGGGCCGTCTGCAGGACGATCTGGCCCGCGTACGACGGGTCGGTGAGCGTCTCCTGGTATCCGGACATGCCGGTCGAGAAGACGACCTCGCCGAAGGTGGTGCCCAGCGCGCCGTATGCACGGCCGACGTGGCGGGTCCCGTCTTCGAGGACGAGGACGGCGGGTTCGGGGAGGGCTGTCATGACGTTGCTCCTGTGTCGGGGGCGGCGCTGTCGTCCGTGGCGGGGACGAGGCGCTGCAGTTCTGAGATGAAGTTCTGGGGATCGCCGTCGGTGACCCGGAGATACGAGTCGACGATCGTGTCGTCGTCCGCATTCCAGGCGACGCGGACGAGTCCACCCGGTTCGACGACGCGGTCGATCGTCACCGTGGCGCGGTCGACGCTCGCGAGTCGTGCAGAGGCGAGGAAGACGGTCGGCGCACCGTCGAGGCAGAGTGCGAGTCCGCGATCGGTGACCGCAGCCTCTCCCCTGGCGCGATAGGCGAGCGGCCGGATGGCGAGGCGCTCCAGCGGCTGATCGTGCTTCGTCGTCGAGACGTAGAGCACCTCGTGACGGTCGAGGACCTCCGCATGCTCCGGCACGCCCAGGGGAGCCGCCAGACCCGAGTCGCGTCGGAG
This genomic interval carries:
- the carA gene encoding glutamine-hydrolyzing carbamoyl-phosphate synthase small subunit, encoding MTALPEPAVLVLEDGTRHVGRAYGALGTTFGEVVFSTGMSGYQETLTDPSYAGQIVLQTAPHIGNTGMNDEDPESRRIWVAGYIVRDPSRVVSNWRATASLDEILERDGIVGISGIDTRSITRHIRSAGSMRGGVFSGEAAQIDADEQLRLVREAPQMAGQNLSAQVSVDVATVTTAMGERVGNLAVLDLGVKQATIDNLAARGFEVHVLPQNVTIDDIRAIDPVAVFYSNGPGDPAASGDHVELLRSVLDDGLPFFGICFGNQLLGRALGLGTYKLPFGHRGINQPVLDKSTGRVEITAHNHGFAVEAPLEGSFDSPHGYGKVEVSHIGLNDNVVEGLRALDIPAFSVQYHPEAAAGPHDANYLFDRFRDMVIASKKDTK
- a CDS encoding PH-like domain-containing protein, whose product is MSTRDIAIAITIAVAALVLVAMFTAWRRRLRRDSGLAAPLGVPEHAEVLDRHEVLYVSTTKHDQPLERLAIRPLAYRARGEAAVTDRGLALCLDGAPTVFLASARLASVDRATVTIDRVVEPGGLVRVAWNADDDTIVDSYLRVTDGDPQNFISELQRLVPATDDSAAPDTGATS